The nucleotide sequence GGGCCTCGGTGATGCTGCCCGCCGGCAGGTGGACGACCGCGTAGTCGTCGGTGCGGTCCGCGAGGTCGACCCGGTAGAAGAACTTCATGCTCTCCAGGTAGGCGATCAGATCGCCCTGGCTGTCGGGCTCCACATGGGCCCAGGTCGTTTCGCCGTCGTCGACGAGATAGAGCGCGTGTTCGATATGGCCGTGGGCGGAGAGGATCAGGGCTTCGGTGGCCTGGCCCGGCGGGAGTTCGCTGACGTGCTGAGTGATCAGCAGATGCAGCCAGCTCAGCCGGTCGGCACCGCTTACCGTGACCACTCCGCGGTGCGAGAGGTCCACGAAGCCGGTGCCGTCGGCGAGCGCGCGCTGCTCGCGGAACAGGTCGCCGTAGTGGGCGGCGACGCCTTCGTCGGGGCCCTCGCCGGGGACGGCGCCGGGCAGCGACAGCAAAGGGCTCTTCATGGACTCAGCCTACGACCTGCGGGCTCGGCCCTCACCGGAGCCGTTTTGGCCGTCGTCTCCACGGCGCTGTCGGGCGGAGCACGCGGCACACCGGCCGAAGATCGCGAAGTGCTTCAGATCGGTCTCGAAGCCGAAGTCCGAACGGAGCTGCCGGGTGAAGGCGTCGGCCACGGAGACATCGGCCTCGATCACATCCGTGCAGTCGCGGCACACCATATGGATGTGATGGTGCCGGTCGGCCAGGTGGTACGTGGGAGCGCCATGGCCGAGATGGGCATGGCTGACCAGGCCCAGCTCCTCCAGCAGCTCCAGCGTGCGGTAGACCGTGGAGATGTTGACGCCGCTCGCGGTGCGGCGCACCTCGGTGAGGATCTCGTCCGGAGTGGCGTGCTCCAGATGATCGACGGCTTCGAGCACGAGCTGGCGCTGCGGGGTCAGCCGGTAGCCGCGCTCCCGCAGATCGCTCTTCCAGTCGGTGGTCGCCACGGTGCAAGTGTAGGCGGGCACGCGGTCACCGGCCGGACGCGCAGGGCAGAACCGGCCGCGGCACGGAAGACCCGGGCCCGGCGGCAGGTGGAACGGCCCGGACGTGCTCCGAGGCGGAACAGCCCGGAAGCGCTCAGCGGAAGAAGGCGATCCCGTCGTCCGGGAGGTCCTTGAGGTCCTTGGCCCACTCCCGGGGGTCGACGACCTTCTTCAGATGCGCGGACATGTACGGGCGCAGCTCGACCTCGGGGGTGGCCTTCTCGCCGACCCACATCAGATCGCTGTTGACGTAGCCGTACAGCCGCTTGCCGCCCGCGTACGGGGCCGCGTGCGCGGTGCGCGCCACCGCGTCCGTCGCCAGGTCGATCTGCGGCTTGCCCTCCGCGAGCTCGCCGTACCAGACCTCGACGATGCCCTGGTCCCGGCTCATCACGACCTCGACCTTGCGGTCCTTGTCGATCCGCCAGTAGCCGGATTCGGTCTCCAGGGGGCGCACCTTCTTGCCCTCGGAGTCCAGCACCCAGGTGTGCGAGACGTACTCGATGAAGTCGCGGCCGTCGTGCGTGAAGGTGGCCTCCTGGCCGAAGTTGCACTTCTCGGCCCCGGGGAAGTCCGATACGCCCGCGCCTTCCCAGTTGCCCAGGAGGAAGGCGAGCGGCACGAGGTCCGGGTGGAGGTCGGAGGGAATCTGGATCATGGATTCAGGCGATCTGTCGAGAGTCGAGCCGTGGTGGCCGGGCGGGAGGGGTTCAGCGCTGGCCCTGGTACAGCTTCTTCCAGGTCAGCGCGGCGAAGCCGAGCGTGGCCACGGCGACCAGGATCATCAGGGTGGTGAAGACTGCCTCAAGCACGAGCGCGCTCCTCGGAACAGATGACGGACGGCACCGAGTCTAGTCGGCGCCGGGGCGGCCGGTGGAGACAGGTCGCCGTGCGGCGCCCGGGTCACCGTGCCGACCCTAAGGTTGGCGTATGGCCAAGAAGCTGGTGATCAAGGTGACGGCGGGCGCGGACGCTCCCGAGCGGTGCTCCCAGGCGTTCACGGTGGCGGCGGTGGCCGCGGCGAGCGGGGTCGAGGTCTCGCTCTGGCTGACCGGGGAGTCGACGTGGTTCGCGCTGCCGGGCCGGGCGGCGGAGTTCGAACTCCCGCATGCGGCGCCGCTGCCGGATCTGATCGACGGCATCCTTACGGGCGGCGGCACGATCACGGTGTGCACCCAGTGCGCCGCGCGCCGGGAGATCGAGGAGAAGGATCTGATCGAGGGTGCCCGGATCGCGGGCGCGCAGGTCTTCGTGAGCGAGATCATGCCCGACGGCGTCCAGGCGCTCGTGTACTAGGGCGGTCCTGAACACCCCGGCTACTAGGGCGGTCCTGAACACCCCGGCTACCAGGGCGGTCCTGAACACCCCGGCTACCAGGGCGGTCCTGGGCGCCCCGGGCTACCAGGGCGGTCCTGGGCGCCCCGGCCGGGGCCCGGTCAGTGGCCCCTGCCGGGCCCCGATCGGCCGGGGCGGTTGTGCTGGTGGTCAATGCCGGTGGTTGTGCTCGTCCAGCTCCCGCCACCACCGGTCGGATTCCTCGTCTCCCGACTCATCCCACCATCGGTCGTCCGGGCCCCGGCGATTGGCCACTATGGCGGCCAGGGGCGGGATCACCATGGCGACGATGCACATCGCGACCGCGGCGGGTACGGACCACAAGCGCACAAAGGCCCACGCCGAGATGAAGAGCGTCAGACACGCGCCCATCAGGAAAAAATATGCGTGGCGGCGTCGCGCGTACATAAGTCCAGCGTACGTCCGGGACCGCCGCGCCGACAGATGAAGGACCGCGCCGATAGAGGACGGCCCCCGCGTGAACAGACGGAGGGCCGCACCCCGCCGAGGCGTCCAACCCCGGGGTGCGGCCCTCCGGCCGTGTGTCACGACGCGCCGTCACGCGTCAGACGGCGATGGCGACCTCCGCCAGCCCGCCCTTCTGGGCGACAACAGTGCGGTCCGCGGTGCCGCCGGGAACCAGGGCACGCAGCGTCCAGGTGCCCTCCGCGGCGTAGAAACGGAACTGTCCGGTCGCGGAGGTGGGGACCTCGGCGGTGAACTCGCCGGTGCTGTCCAGCAGCCGGACGTAGCCGGTGACGGGCTCGCCGTCGCGGGTCACCGAACCCTGGATGGTGGTCTCACCGGGCTTGATCGTCGAGGCGTCGGGGCCGCCGGCCTTGGCTCCACACATGGATGTCTGTCCTTACGTTCGGGGGCGCGTTCGGGGGAGAGGGATCAGCTGTCGGCGCCGAGCTCGACCGGCACGCCGACCAGCGAGCCGTACTCGGTCCAGGAGCCGTCGTAGTTCTTGACGTTGGTCTGGCCCAGGAGCTCGTGCAGGACGAACCAG is from Streptomyces hygroscopicus and encodes:
- a CDS encoding membrane protein, which translates into the protein MYARRRHAYFFLMGACLTLFISAWAFVRLWSVPAAVAMCIVAMVIPPLAAIVANRRGPDDRWWDESGDEESDRWWRELDEHNHRH
- a CDS encoding Fur family transcriptional regulator is translated as MPAYTCTVATTDWKSDLRERGYRLTPQRQLVLEAVDHLEHATPDEILTEVRRTASGVNISTVYRTLELLEELGLVSHAHLGHGAPTYHLADRHHHIHMVCRDCTDVIEADVSVADAFTRQLRSDFGFETDLKHFAIFGRCAACSARQRRGDDGQNGSGEGRARRS